One Sediminibacillus dalangtanensis genomic region harbors:
- the purD gene encoding phosphoribosylamine--glycine ligase, translating into MNVLVIGSGGREHSMVKKLKESKHVDKLYAAPGNGGICQDAQCVPIKDDQIEELAAFAKETDIDWTIVGPENPLAAGIVNAFEKEQLQIFGPAQEAAIIEGSKDFAKGFMDKYGIPTAAYQTFTDADQAKSYIRDQGAPIVIKADGLAAGKGVVVAETLEQALVAVDDMLMENEFGNAGSRIVVEEFLEGKEFSLMAFVNGSQVYPMIPARDHKRAHEGDRGPNTGGMGAYAPIPELDAAVVESAISDILKPAAAGMAAENRSFSGVLYAGLIETPEGPKVIEFNARMGDPETQVVLPLLENDLLQVIIDVKAGKDPHLTWKEAACIGTVVASAGYPGAYEKSKPLPALNGAEEEGCFVIHAGTKQEGDQFVSAGGRVLLAGSLQKDQQAAQEAVYSFLKRFDGNEDFFYRRDIGFADKTEKA; encoded by the coding sequence ATGAACGTATTAGTAATCGGCAGTGGCGGACGGGAACATAGCATGGTAAAAAAGCTCAAGGAAAGCAAGCATGTCGATAAGTTGTATGCCGCACCGGGAAACGGCGGGATCTGCCAGGATGCACAGTGTGTACCGATAAAGGATGACCAAATCGAAGAACTTGCTGCGTTTGCGAAAGAGACGGACATCGACTGGACCATCGTCGGTCCGGAAAACCCGCTGGCCGCAGGCATTGTCAACGCGTTTGAAAAAGAACAGCTGCAAATTTTCGGACCTGCGCAGGAAGCGGCCATCATTGAAGGCAGCAAGGATTTTGCCAAAGGATTCATGGATAAGTATGGTATTCCGACTGCTGCTTATCAAACCTTTACCGACGCTGACCAAGCCAAGTCTTATATTCGTGATCAAGGAGCCCCGATTGTTATCAAAGCAGACGGACTTGCAGCCGGCAAAGGAGTAGTAGTGGCCGAGACGCTGGAACAGGCTCTGGTTGCTGTTGACGATATGCTGATGGAAAACGAATTTGGAAATGCGGGAAGCAGAATTGTCGTTGAAGAATTTTTAGAAGGAAAAGAATTTTCCCTGATGGCATTTGTAAACGGCAGCCAGGTCTATCCGATGATACCTGCCCGTGACCATAAACGGGCCCATGAAGGGGATAGAGGACCGAATACCGGCGGGATGGGCGCCTATGCTCCAATCCCGGAATTGGACGCTGCGGTTGTCGAATCAGCCATCTCTGATATTTTAAAGCCTGCTGCTGCCGGAATGGCCGCAGAAAACCGGTCGTTTTCCGGTGTGCTTTATGCTGGCTTGATTGAAACCCCCGAAGGTCCCAAAGTAATCGAATTCAATGCCCGGATGGGCGATCCGGAAACCCAGGTCGTGCTCCCGTTGCTGGAAAATGACTTGCTGCAAGTCATCATCGATGTGAAGGCAGGAAAAGATCCTCATTTGACATGGAAGGAAGCAGCATGTATCGGAACAGTCGTTGCTTCTGCCGGCTATCCTGGCGCATACGAAAAATCCAAACCGCTGCCTGCTCTGAATGGTGCGGAAGAAGAAGGCTGTTTTGTGATTCATGCCGGCACAAAGCAGGAGGGCGATCAATTTGTATCTGCAGGCGGCCGCGTCCTGCTGGCTGGCTCGTTACAAAAAGATCAGCAGGCTGCACAGGAGGCAGTTTATTCCTTCCTGAAAAGGTTTGATGGCAATGAGGACTTTTTTTATCGTCGTGACATCGGTTTTGCCGACAAAACAGAAAAAGCATAA
- a CDS encoding adenine deaminase C-terminal domain-containing protein: protein MNEHRYRWRNKQLREHVSVIDGLLAPTLLLKNVVYLNVFLKKWIKANIWVYQDRIVYVGDRLPKNTNGTEVTDCEGKYAVPGYIEPHAHPFQLYNPHQLSEYVAQTGTTTLMNDNLIWLYLLEIKKAFTLLDHFMDLPVSMYWWARFDPQSSLQDELGVFSNSQVISWLEHEAVVQGGELTSWPQVLEDDDRILYWMQESKRLGKPIEGHFPGASEHTLIKMKLLGASADHEAMTGQDVVERLQSGYQAGLRYSSIRPDLPKILEEIQQLGVDQFDQLTMTTDGSTPSFYEKGMMNQCIRIALEQGVPVEDAYMMASYNAAKHFNMRDRLGSIAPGQVAHINLLEAKDNPDPVSVIAKGQWMKRNGSQVSLERSIDWKEYGIGPLELDWDLEDGDLQFSIPIGLEMVNDVIIKPVALTLDVTVDEIEEKYDEAFLMLASREGKWRVNTVIKGFTNKLGGMVSSYSNTGDIVLIGKNKQDLMLAFRHMKEIGGGIVMAHQGEIIYEMPLPLAGMMFSGKMEELIEKERELKSILKAFGYRYNDPVYNLLFLSSTHLPFIRITPKGIIDVKKKEVLFPAIMR, encoded by the coding sequence ATGAATGAGCACCGCTATCGCTGGAGAAACAAACAACTGCGCGAACATGTTTCCGTAATCGACGGTCTGCTTGCACCGACATTGCTTTTGAAAAATGTCGTTTACTTAAATGTATTCTTAAAAAAATGGATCAAAGCAAATATTTGGGTATATCAAGACCGTATCGTTTATGTCGGAGACCGCCTGCCAAAAAACACAAATGGCACAGAAGTAACCGACTGCGAAGGAAAGTATGCTGTACCTGGGTACATAGAGCCGCATGCACACCCGTTCCAATTATATAATCCGCATCAGCTGAGTGAATATGTTGCCCAAACTGGTACGACAACATTGATGAACGACAACCTGATTTGGCTATATTTATTAGAAATAAAGAAAGCGTTTACACTTTTGGATCATTTTATGGATCTGCCCGTGTCGATGTACTGGTGGGCAAGATTCGATCCCCAATCTTCTTTGCAGGATGAGCTGGGTGTGTTCAGTAATTCCCAAGTCATTTCCTGGCTCGAGCACGAAGCCGTTGTTCAGGGAGGGGAACTGACTTCCTGGCCGCAGGTGCTGGAAGACGATGACCGGATTTTATACTGGATGCAGGAATCGAAACGACTGGGAAAACCAATCGAAGGCCACTTCCCGGGCGCTTCGGAACACACATTGATTAAAATGAAACTGCTCGGCGCTAGTGCCGATCATGAAGCCATGACCGGCCAGGATGTAGTGGAACGCCTGCAATCCGGTTATCAGGCAGGGTTGCGGTATTCCTCGATTCGACCGGATTTACCGAAGATTCTGGAAGAAATCCAACAGCTGGGCGTGGATCAGTTTGACCAGCTTACGATGACCACGGATGGATCAACCCCTTCATTTTATGAAAAAGGCATGATGAACCAGTGTATCCGCATAGCATTGGAACAAGGGGTCCCTGTCGAAGATGCCTATATGATGGCCAGTTACAATGCCGCCAAGCACTTCAATATGCGAGACAGACTGGGGAGCATCGCACCGGGGCAGGTAGCACATATCAATCTGCTCGAAGCGAAGGACAATCCAGACCCTGTCTCGGTGATTGCAAAAGGCCAGTGGATGAAACGGAATGGCAGTCAGGTATCACTTGAGCGTTCCATTGATTGGAAGGAGTATGGAATCGGACCGCTGGAGCTGGACTGGGACTTGGAAGATGGCGATTTGCAATTTTCCATTCCTATCGGCTTGGAGATGGTCAATGATGTCATCATCAAACCGGTTGCCCTGACACTGGATGTCACCGTGGACGAAATCGAGGAAAAATATGATGAAGCATTTCTAATGCTGGCAAGCCGCGAAGGGAAATGGCGAGTCAATACGGTGATCAAAGGGTTTACCAACAAGCTTGGGGGTATGGTCAGCTCTTATTCCAACACAGGGGATATCGTATTGATCGGAAAGAACAAACAGGATTTGATGCTGGCATTCCGGCATATGAAAGAAATCGGCGGCGGAATCGTCATGGCTCACCAAGGCGAAATCATTTACGAGATGCCGCTGCCTTTGGCGGGTATGATGTTTTCCGGGAAAATGGAAGAACTGATTGAGAAAGAAAGAGAGCTGAAATCAATCCTGAAAGCATTTGGCTATCGGTACAATGATCCGGTATATAATCTGCTGTTTTTATCATCGACCCATTTGCCGTTTATCCGGATAACCCCGAAAGGAATCATCGATGTGAAAAAGAAGGAGGTTCTTTTTCCGGCAATCATGCGGTAA
- a CDS encoding DUF3048 domain-containing protein — protein sequence MRNKWVKLALGLLLIFVLAAACSKDEQAQEPESEPDDQEQEEPVGEPEEPEEPAYENVYPLTGIGTNDPVDNRIVAVMVNNHQKARPQSGLTKADIVFEILAEGRITRFMALFHSEQPEVVGPVRSARPYYFNLADDYDALYVYHGAANFIEDMLKNGAADHLNGAYYDNDGHLFKRSQDRVAPHNSYLQFDAVKEVAEEKGYEMQAEYEPLPFLNEEETAAISGDSASEVSFSYNDTPVRYVYDEKLEKYLRYNGDSQTVELDSDEAVQLDNVLIMATHHEVIDDAGRREVDMESGGKAYLLQKGIVQEVQWANIDGEILPVKDGEPVRLVPGITWVNVVPDRQSLEETVTIN from the coding sequence ATGCGAAATAAATGGGTGAAACTGGCTCTCGGTTTGCTGCTGATTTTCGTGCTGGCAGCGGCCTGCTCGAAGGACGAGCAGGCACAGGAGCCTGAATCGGAACCAGATGATCAGGAACAGGAGGAACCGGTTGGCGAGCCGGAAGAACCCGAAGAACCAGCGTATGAAAATGTCTATCCGTTAACCGGAATTGGCACAAACGATCCAGTCGATAACCGGATTGTTGCTGTTATGGTCAACAACCACCAGAAGGCAAGGCCGCAGTCCGGCTTGACGAAAGCGGATATTGTTTTTGAGATTTTGGCTGAAGGAAGAATTACGAGATTCATGGCATTATTCCACAGTGAACAGCCGGAAGTAGTCGGGCCGGTGAGAAGTGCCCGGCCGTATTATTTCAATCTGGCGGATGACTATGACGCTCTTTATGTGTATCACGGGGCTGCCAACTTTATCGAAGACATGCTGAAAAACGGAGCCGCCGATCACTTGAACGGGGCGTACTATGATAATGACGGTCATTTGTTCAAGCGGTCACAGGACCGGGTGGCACCCCATAATTCCTATTTGCAGTTTGACGCCGTGAAAGAGGTCGCCGAGGAAAAAGGCTATGAGATGCAGGCAGAATATGAGCCGTTACCGTTTTTGAACGAGGAGGAAACAGCCGCTATTTCCGGGGATAGTGCCTCCGAAGTTTCGTTTTCTTACAATGATACCCCAGTACGTTATGTCTATGATGAGAAACTGGAAAAATATTTGCGGTATAATGGAGATAGCCAGACAGTTGAACTGGACTCCGATGAAGCGGTACAATTAGATAACGTCTTGATCATGGCGACTCATCATGAAGTCATCGACGATGCCGGCAGGCGTGAAGTGGACATGGAGTCCGGAGGCAAGGCGTACTTGCTTCAAAAAGGTATAGTACAGGAAGTCCAATGGGCAAACATCGATGGGGAAATCCTTCCGGTGAAAGACGGAGAACCAGTAAGACTGGTTCCGGGCATAACCTGGGTCAATGTAGTGCCGGACAGACAAAGCCTGGAAGAGACTGTCACCATCAACTAG
- a CDS encoding YerC/YecD family TrpR-related protein: MQIDKLRGEQLDRLFDAILSLEDREECYRFFDDIATISEIQALAQRLLVAKMLREGDTYGVIVEESNASTTTISRVKRCLNYGNDAYSMVLDRLEQNDKDEEER; encoded by the coding sequence ATGCAAATAGATAAACTACGGGGCGAGCAGCTCGATCGATTGTTCGATGCCATTCTCAGCCTGGAGGATCGGGAAGAATGCTATCGTTTTTTCGACGATATCGCTACAATCAGTGAGATTCAGGCACTGGCACAAAGATTGTTGGTAGCAAAAATGCTCCGTGAAGGGGACACGTACGGGGTGATTGTCGAAGAATCGAATGCTTCGACGACAACCATTTCCCGTGTAAAGCGCTGCCTAAATTACGGGAACGACGCTTATTCGATGGTCCTCGATCGGCTGGAGCAAAACGATAAGGATGAAGAGGAAAGGTAA
- a CDS encoding Gfo/Idh/MocA family protein has translation MVKFGIIGTNWITEKFLDGAAQVEDFQLTAVYSRTEEKARTFALKHKAEHTYTDLQAFASSDTFDAVYIASPNSLHAEQAIACMEHGKHVMVEKSIASNSREVERMIETAKRNGVLLMEALKTVFLPNFQTVQDNLEKIGPVRRYFASYCQYSSRYDAYKEGTVLNAFNPAFSNGSLMDIGVYCIYPMVTLFGGPERVTASSLMLESGVDGQGSAIFDYPEFNGAVMYSKIADSYLPSEIQGEKGSILVDNINTPTRVEIKYKDGTNEDVSRPQVENGMFYEAEAFVELIKQGKTESDICTLERSLETSRVLEEIRKQSGVHFPADER, from the coding sequence ATGGTCAAATTCGGGATAATCGGTACTAATTGGATCACGGAAAAATTCCTTGATGGCGCTGCACAAGTGGAAGATTTCCAATTGACAGCAGTTTATTCAAGGACAGAGGAAAAAGCACGTACATTCGCGCTAAAGCACAAAGCCGAACATACCTACACAGATTTACAAGCGTTCGCGTCCAGCGATACTTTCGATGCTGTCTATATTGCCAGTCCCAATTCGCTGCACGCTGAACAGGCGATAGCGTGTATGGAACATGGGAAGCACGTGATGGTGGAAAAGTCGATTGCTTCTAACAGTCGTGAGGTAGAACGGATGATCGAAACGGCAAAACGGAACGGCGTTTTATTGATGGAAGCGTTGAAGACTGTTTTCCTCCCTAATTTTCAAACAGTGCAGGATAATCTGGAGAAAATCGGACCAGTCCGCCGTTACTTTGCCAGCTACTGCCAATACTCTTCGCGTTATGATGCCTATAAGGAAGGGACCGTGCTCAATGCATTCAACCCGGCTTTTTCCAACGGCTCGTTAATGGATATCGGCGTGTATTGCATCTATCCGATGGTTACGCTGTTTGGTGGTCCGGAACGTGTAACGGCTAGCAGTCTGATGTTGGAGTCCGGCGTTGATGGGCAAGGCAGCGCCATTTTTGACTACCCGGAATTCAATGGAGCGGTGATGTACTCCAAAATAGCTGATTCCTATCTCCCTTCTGAAATCCAGGGAGAGAAAGGTAGTATACTGGTGGATAATATCAACACACCTACGCGTGTGGAAATCAAGTATAAAGACGGCACGAACGAGGACGTCAGCAGACCGCAAGTGGAAAATGGAATGTTTTATGAAGCAGAAGCTTTTGTTGAGCTGATAAAGCAAGGGAAAACCGAATCGGATATCTGTACGCTCGAGCGATCGTTGGAAACATCCAGGGTGCTGGAAGAAATTCGAAAACAGTCGGGTGTCCATTTTCCGGCAGATGAGCGATAG
- a CDS encoding VOC family protein: MEFTDFSASQIRIARPTDKFEEIIRFYEKGLGLKILTTFSGHRGYEGVIFGLPDLPYHLEFTRHADGSPCPAPTKDNLLVFYIPDKDDQEKVAERLSDMGYGEVEPENHYWKEKGKTIEDPDGWRVVLMNTDGI, encoded by the coding sequence ATGGAGTTTACTGATTTTTCCGCATCCCAAATTAGAATCGCGAGACCTACTGATAAGTTTGAGGAGATAATTCGTTTTTATGAAAAGGGGCTGGGGCTTAAGATACTTACAACCTTCTCCGGTCACCGCGGGTATGAAGGTGTTATTTTTGGACTGCCTGATCTTCCTTACCATTTAGAATTCACCCGTCATGCAGACGGAAGTCCTTGTCCTGCTCCCACAAAAGACAACCTGTTGGTTTTTTATATTCCTGATAAGGATGATCAGGAGAAGGTAGCAGAGAGGTTGAGCGATATGGGATATGGAGAAGTGGAACCGGAAAATCATTATTGGAAAGAAAAAGGAAAAACAATCGAGGATCCCGACGGTTGGAGAGTCGTCCTAATGAACACGGACGGTATTTAA
- a CDS encoding DUF4037 domain-containing protein → MDLLRLATDLSEIYMQNDKVEGVLLGGSVARNWQDDYSDIELFVFWKESPNDEDRKSPIKDVNGRIIVYYPYEEEEWSETYITQGIKLEISNFLTNTIHRILDEVILYYDTDLDKQCLAATVYDGVSLAGEDIIDQLKKKAEVYPEELGEAMIRENLDLGSRWSNREALLAREDWLMLYKVITSVQSNIMGMLFGLNRLYVHHPAFKWQKRTLERMKIAPKNISRILPSVFIAPPEESIRELEGVLQEIYGLIQRTHPEIDLTSVMERIRFLRPQRQGD, encoded by the coding sequence ATGGATTTATTGCGGTTGGCAACGGACCTTTCTGAAATATACATGCAAAACGATAAGGTTGAAGGGGTCTTGCTGGGGGGTTCGGTAGCGCGTAATTGGCAGGATGATTACTCAGACATCGAATTATTTGTGTTTTGGAAAGAAAGTCCAAATGATGAGGATAGAAAAAGTCCTATTAAAGATGTTAATGGAAGGATTATTGTTTATTACCCTTATGAAGAAGAAGAGTGGTCGGAAACCTACATAACGCAAGGAATCAAGTTAGAGATAAGTAACTTTTTGACTAATACCATCCACAGGATTCTCGATGAGGTAATCTTATATTATGATACAGACTTAGATAAACAATGCTTGGCAGCTACTGTTTATGACGGGGTTTCACTTGCCGGTGAGGACATCATTGATCAACTAAAGAAAAAAGCGGAAGTATATCCTGAAGAACTGGGTGAGGCCATGATTAGAGAGAATCTTGATTTAGGAAGCAGATGGAGTAATCGAGAAGCATTGCTAGCCAGAGAAGATTGGTTGATGCTTTATAAGGTGATCACTTCTGTCCAGTCTAACATCATGGGAATGCTTTTTGGCTTAAATCGGTTATATGTTCATCATCCTGCTTTTAAATGGCAAAAGCGTACACTGGAAAGGATGAAAATAGCACCAAAAAATATATCGAGAATCCTTCCGTCTGTCTTCATTGCCCCTCCTGAGGAAAGCATTCGGGAGCTTGAAGGAGTTCTGCAAGAAATTTACGGATTGATTCAGAGGACACATCCGGAAATCGACTTGACGAGTGTTATGGAAAGAATCCGATTCTTGAGACCGCAAAGGCAGGGCGATTAA
- a CDS encoding HAD-IA family hydrolase, with amino-acid sequence MYKHIIWDFDGTLFDTYPVMAKIFQELLQERGREEPVENIVKQLKVSMSAALNYYEKKYQIDEEFKASYQARRREVEADSSKPFAGITEVCKYIHSTDRKNYLYTHRGESSIRLLEKFGLDGYFSDFITSQNGFERKPSPAAIRHLIKKHGIVPTEAIMIGDRDLDLIAAKNAGISACYYTELEDTNPHAEYIIKDFQQLYTIV; translated from the coding sequence ATGTACAAACATATCATATGGGATTTCGATGGGACACTGTTTGATACTTACCCGGTGATGGCAAAAATTTTTCAAGAATTGCTTCAAGAGAGAGGAAGGGAAGAGCCAGTAGAAAATATAGTGAAACAATTGAAAGTCTCGATGTCAGCTGCTCTGAATTATTATGAAAAGAAATACCAAATAGACGAGGAATTCAAGGCAAGCTATCAAGCACGCCGAAGAGAAGTGGAAGCTGATTCCTCCAAACCATTTGCAGGAATTACAGAGGTTTGTAAATACATCCATTCAACCGACCGGAAAAATTATTTGTACACCCATAGAGGAGAGTCTTCCATCAGATTACTAGAGAAGTTCGGGTTGGATGGTTATTTTTCAGATTTCATCACCTCGCAAAATGGATTTGAACGAAAACCGAGTCCCGCTGCCATTCGGCATCTAATAAAGAAACATGGCATCGTACCCACTGAGGCAATCATGATAGGCGATAGGGATTTGGATTTAATAGCGGCAAAAAACGCTGGCATAAGTGCTTGTTACTATACAGAGCTGGAAGATACAAACCCTCATGCTGAGTACATTATTAAAGATTTTCAGCAGTTGTACACCATAGTTTGA
- a CDS encoding NUDIX hydrolase, translating to MKKWIGSAGICVNHLGELLMVLQGKPEEVKKWTVPSGGVEQNETFETCCMREMEEETGNRVGIGEEIKLKSYRDKTLDIVVEVHYFLADIVGGERNIQDPDHLIYDIAWKSIDELKDLELCFPEDRDFLIDWVMRCQRKHTSQ from the coding sequence ATGAAAAAATGGATTGGTTCTGCAGGCATTTGTGTGAATCACCTTGGCGAATTGCTTATGGTTTTACAAGGAAAACCGGAAGAGGTTAAAAAATGGACAGTCCCGTCTGGAGGAGTAGAACAAAACGAAACCTTCGAAACATGCTGCATGAGGGAGATGGAGGAAGAGACTGGTAATCGGGTGGGGATAGGGGAGGAAATAAAGCTGAAAAGCTATAGGGATAAAACACTCGATATAGTTGTTGAAGTGCATTACTTTTTAGCTGATATTGTCGGCGGTGAGCGAAATATTCAAGATCCTGACCATTTGATTTATGATATTGCTTGGAAAAGTATCGATGAGTTAAAGGATTTAGAGCTATGCTTTCCGGAAGATCGAGACTTTTTGATAGATTGGGTGATGAGGTGCCAGAGAAAACATACGTCTCAATAA
- a CDS encoding RDD family protein, whose protein sequence is MERDTAGFGIRLLARLLDALILIFFSGFLLYVLKGGFSIGSMSGVTWQLVYTFYFTVTPVVWSGYVIGKRICKIKVKRVDGKRVTVSNMILREVVGYFLLGIITFGISTLITAVMVLVLKNNRGIHDFVGGTYVTYA, encoded by the coding sequence ATGGAACGGGATACGGCCGGATTTGGTATCCGATTGCTTGCAAGGTTATTGGATGCTCTTATTCTTATCTTCTTTAGCGGCTTTTTATTGTATGTTTTAAAAGGAGGTTTTTCGATTGGCTCTATGAGCGGGGTAACCTGGCAACTAGTGTATACTTTTTATTTCACCGTTACACCGGTAGTATGGAGCGGTTATGTTATAGGCAAGCGTATTTGTAAAATCAAAGTGAAAAGGGTGGATGGGAAAAGGGTAACGGTATCCAATATGATATTGAGAGAAGTAGTCGGTTATTTTCTGCTGGGAATAATAACATTTGGCATCTCTACCCTTATCACTGCCGTGATGGTGCTTGTACTGAAAAACAACCGGGGGATTCACGATTTTGTCGGAGGCACCTATGTGACATATGCTTAA
- a CDS encoding RrF2 family transcriptional regulator, translating to MKYSRATNYALHTMVYLMSAPRGKTVGVDQLAKAQDLSPTYLSKILTKLVKAGLIESTPGVKGGYSIARNSSDISFLDVIQAIEGMTTLFSCSMEHQESRNGECMIENVMIDAEEKLREELDKKYISEIAKQMEAKREEKNRVNHSH from the coding sequence ATGAAATATTCGAGAGCGACCAATTATGCCTTACACACAATGGTATATTTGATGTCGGCGCCGAGAGGGAAAACGGTTGGCGTAGATCAGTTGGCGAAGGCACAAGATTTGTCTCCGACATACTTGTCCAAAATCTTGACCAAACTGGTAAAAGCGGGATTGATTGAGTCGACTCCGGGTGTAAAAGGCGGCTACAGTATCGCAAGGAATTCCAGCGACATTTCTTTTTTGGATGTGATACAGGCAATTGAAGGGATGACAACGCTGTTCAGTTGTTCCATGGAACATCAAGAATCCCGTAATGGCGAATGTATGATTGAAAATGTGATGATCGATGCGGAAGAAAAATTGAGAGAAGAATTAGACAAAAAATATATAAGTGAAATCGCCAAACAAATGGAAGCCAAAAGAGAAGAGAAAAACAGGGTAAACCATTCCCATTAA
- a CDS encoding NAD(P)/FAD-dependent oxidoreductase has product MLLDCVIVGGGPAGLNASLVLARAKKNIVLFDEDKPRNAVTYESHGFITRDRIKPSEFKRLAREDLKEYPNLEIQNQRVTDIQKVDGAFLVHTGDGNCYRSRKVILATGLTEVLPDIEGIHEFYGTSLFSCPFCDGWELRDRPLVVVAEDGRAMHGVKLIANWSKDLVVCTNGKTPFTAEQKELLSKKNIRVIDKEIESFQGDKGQLEKIRFKEGEELEREGGFVASELKQASSLIESVGCSLNTMGGIETDDFGHTEVEGVYACGDNALVAPAQLVIAASEGSRTAIGVVADLVNEDF; this is encoded by the coding sequence ATGTTGTTAGATTGTGTAATTGTCGGAGGGGGACCGGCGGGTTTAAATGCATCGCTTGTCCTTGCCAGGGCAAAAAAGAATATTGTGCTGTTCGATGAAGACAAACCAAGAAATGCAGTCACGTATGAATCCCATGGTTTTATTACCAGAGACCGGATTAAACCATCGGAATTCAAACGCCTTGCCAGGGAAGATTTGAAGGAATACCCGAATCTTGAAATCCAGAATCAACGTGTGACCGATATTCAAAAAGTAGATGGAGCCTTCTTGGTCCATACAGGTGATGGCAATTGTTATCGATCCAGAAAGGTTATTCTGGCCACAGGGCTTACTGAAGTCTTGCCTGATATCGAAGGAATTCATGAATTTTACGGGACTAGTTTGTTCAGTTGTCCGTTTTGTGATGGGTGGGAATTAAGAGACCGTCCACTAGTCGTCGTAGCAGAAGATGGGCGTGCCATGCATGGTGTGAAATTGATAGCTAACTGGAGTAAAGACCTGGTGGTTTGTACGAATGGAAAAACTCCTTTCACAGCAGAACAGAAAGAATTGTTATCGAAGAAAAATATCCGGGTCATCGACAAGGAAATAGAAAGTTTTCAAGGTGACAAGGGCCAGTTGGAAAAAATCAGATTCAAGGAAGGGGAGGAACTGGAAAGGGAAGGAGGCTTTGTTGCGAGCGAGCTCAAGCAGGCATCCTCATTAATAGAAAGCGTAGGGTGTTCGTTGAACACAATGGGCGGAATAGAAACAGATGATTTTGGCCATACGGAGGTCGAAGGGGTGTATGCATGTGGGGATAATGCCCTCGTCGCTCCTGCCCAATTGGTTATCGCCGCAAGCGAGGGGAGTAGAACAGCGATTGGAGTAGTAGCTGATTTAGTGAACGAAGACTTTTAA
- a CDS encoding class I SAM-dependent methyltransferase gives MEKQKNGNESRKKERLARKMEFLDNPDKRGDIPPEQLLSMIAVKQGDTFLDLGAGTGYLTIPAAKASGGMVYALDVDSDMLEVIESKAKKHNLMNVRTLKGNIDDLPLPGDSVDIAIASLVLHEVDSLSHSLQQIRQVIKPEGYFVCVELEKQEEDGHHPRIAHEDMEQEMIKEGFRVIKKLKPTDKVYILLAQK, from the coding sequence ATGGAAAAACAGAAGAATGGCAATGAGTCGAGAAAGAAGGAACGGTTGGCGAGAAAAATGGAATTCCTCGATAATCCAGACAAAAGAGGCGATATACCGCCAGAACAATTATTGAGCATGATTGCGGTTAAACAGGGAGACACTTTTTTGGACTTAGGTGCCGGGACTGGTTATTTGACGATTCCTGCTGCTAAGGCATCTGGAGGAATGGTTTATGCATTGGATGTAGACTCAGATATGCTGGAAGTCATTGAATCCAAGGCGAAAAAACACAATTTGATGAATGTCCGGACGTTAAAAGGAAATATTGATGATTTACCATTGCCTGGCGATTCGGTAGATATTGCAATTGCTTCGCTGGTTCTCCATGAAGTCGATTCATTATCCCATTCCTTACAGCAAATCAGGCAAGTAATAAAACCTGAAGGGTATTTTGTTTGTGTCGAATTGGAAAAGCAGGAGGAAGACGGCCATCATCCTCGAATTGCCCATGAAGATATGGAACAGGAAATGATAAAGGAAGGTTTCCGTGTCATCAAGAAGCTGAAACCGACCGATAAGGTGTACATTCTCCTTGCGCAAAAATAG